Proteins co-encoded in one Prunus persica cultivar Lovell chromosome G6, Prunus_persica_NCBIv2, whole genome shotgun sequence genomic window:
- the LOC18775453 gene encoding ribosomal RNA processing protein 36 homolog: protein MKKPRSTISTSSKIKFEEPESSSSSEDEEEIEQELADVTFGELQKARANGSHLVHLKPKEEKKGGRVNKNRPMEVSCKKPVTRFREIIQGSKKVVRDPRFESLCGTLDVDGFRKRYDFLFANELPAEREELQKQVKKSKDPEVIEELKKRISWIDKQLKSESAKRTEAAILAEHKQKEREAAKQGKQPFFLKKSEIRKKRLMEKYKQLKGSGKLEAFIEKRRRKNAAKDHRFMPYRRPDNTEQQI, encoded by the exons ATGAAGAAACCACGAAGCACAATCTCCACATCAAGCAAAATAAAGTTCGAAGAACCGGAATCTTCGTCTTCATCCGAAGAT gAGGAGGAGATAGAGCAGGAGCTTGCAGATGTGACATTTGGAGAACTGCAAAAGGCACGCGCAAACGGGTCCCATTTAGTGCACCTAAAGcccaaagaagagaagaagggtGGTAGGGTGAACAAGAACCG GCCAATGGAGGTTAGTTGCAAGAAGCCCGTTACAAGATTTCGAGAGATCATTCAAGGTTCAAAAAAG GTGGTACGTGACCCACGTTTTGAATCTTTATGTGGAACACTGGATGTTGACGG GTTTAGGAAGAGATATGACTTTCTATTTGCAAACGAGCTTCCTGCCGAGAGAGAG GAACTGCAGAAGCAAGTGAAGAAATCCAAGGACCCAGAAGTCATTGAAGAACTAAAGAAACGCATATCTTGGATC GATAAACAGCTCAAATCTGAGTCAGCCAAGCGCACTGAAGCTGCAATACTGGCCGAGCACaagcaaaaagagagagaagcagcAAAGCAAGGGAAACAACCCTTTTTTCTTAAGAAAT CTGAGATCCGAAAGAAACGACTTATGGAAAAGTATAAACAACTCAAG GGATCTGGCAAGCTTGAAGCCTTCATCGAGAAAAGGCGCAGGAAGAATGCTGCAAAGGACCACAGATTCATGCCATACCGTAGGCCTGACAACACTGAGCAACAAATTTAA